A region from the Rosa rugosa chromosome 6, drRosRugo1.1, whole genome shotgun sequence genome encodes:
- the LOC133715598 gene encoding uncharacterized protein LOC133715598 isoform X2, with product MSDVGESEPAPLKPNGPVRSEESMSPMQFTTSAAAKIASQPLPSYDPSVWGVLTAISSNARKRPQGINMLLTSIEHQIGRCVADKRFQIESTAISANHCKIYRKKVDEDAKSASIFLKDTSTNGTYLNWEKLTKAGPEVEVHHGDIISLAAPPQHGIAFAFVFREVVSNASTAGAFAKRKADEFAGENKRLKGIGIGAPEGPISLDDFRSLQRSNTELRKQLESQVITIDRLRSDNRLAVEHHENEKRELKESVAKPYLDQLKELRRVVEVNQKEVVEINKICAEQRYALEDLNERLTASVQSCTEANEIMNTQKASLAELKAQLDEERDQRREERGKAAVDLKAAVHKAQSDAQEELKQYSDAATRREREQQEVINKLQESEREACLLIENLRTKLEDTRQKLVVSENKNRQLDTQVCEEQSTSDSRKKRVEELEHEMKGLRKELESEKAAREEAWAKVSALELEMNSAMQDLDFERRKLKAARERIMLRETQLRAFYSTTEEISVLFAKQQEQLKSMQRTLEDEENYDNTSVDFDLNVIGDTTGTEGRDDKVIRYRRNNTARAGSATTPQRSNGNQIGTSSEEVSVTEKHDCDIRSQQGEHTEEAEFTSANHGVKGGFGSDIDGIGTGPVMEGDGIGTEHVPETEGIDTEHVPETESPGMIGDENIDLNKIATMEGDTMQIDEEGHVQGNDEKVPMIFQQRHSQSNTIRTADLIASEAIGSWACSTAPSVHGENGSPRSRDNNEEGAAAPHDPIDRVAESQSTPSSETAATRRNRERQALSEMIGIVAPDLKEQFGNVDDSYDNERRKQASTSDSDTESCTNSEDNNKVEAAEGDSISDSETEGSDRVDNAMDEDDVDTEEDSVG from the exons ATGTCCGACGTCGGCGAAAGCGAGCCCGCTCCGCTAAAGCCCAATGGGCCTGTGCGCTCCGAGGAGTCCATGTCCCCCATGCAGTTCACCACCTCCGCCGCCGCCAAAATCGCCTCCCAGCCTCTCCCCTCCTACGACCCCTCCGTCTGGGGCGTCCTCACCGCCATCTCCTCCAACGCCCGCAAACGCCCCCAG GGCATAAATATGCTATTGACTTCCATTGAGCATCAAATTGGACGATGCGTAGCCGATAAGCGGTTCCAGATTGAGTCTACTGCCATTAGTGCAAATCACTGCAAGATATATAGGAAGAAGGTTGATGAAGATGCCAAGTCTGCATCAATCTTCCTCAAGGACACAAG CACGAATGGGACGTATCTCAACTGGGAGAAGCTCACAAAAGCTGGCCCTGAAGTTGAAGTACATCATGGCGACATTATCTCGCTTGCTGCACCCCCTCAGCATG GTATTGCATTTGCATTTGTATTTAGAGAAGTTGTCTCCAATGCCAGTACAGCTGGTGCTTTTGCAAAGAGAAAAGCAG ATGAGTTTGCTGGTGAGAACAAGAGACTGAAAGGTATTGGCATTGGGGCTCCTGAGGGTCCAATATCTCTTGATGATTTTCGAAGTCTTCAACGGTCCAACACG GAATTGAGGAAGCAATTAGAAAGTCAAGTCATTACAATTGATAGGTTGCGCAGTGACAATCGTTTGGCTGTTGAGCATCATGAAAAT GAAAAAAGAGAACTGAAAGAATCAGTTGCAAAACCTTACCTTGATCAACTGAAAGAGTTGCGTCGTGTTGTGGAGGTTAATCAGAAGGAGGTGGTAGAGATCAATAAGATATGTGCAGAACAAAGATATGCTCTCGAAGACCTTAATGAAAGGCTTACAGCTTCTGTGCAGTCATGCACTGAAGCAAATGAAATAATGAATAC TCAGAAAGCTTCTCTGGCTGAGCTCAAGGCACAGTTGGATGAAGAGCGagatcagagaagagaagagcgAGGAAAGGCTGCAGTAGATCTAAAAGCAGCAGTACATAAAGCTCAATCAGATGCTCAAGAGGAACTAAAACAATATTCTGATGCTGCCACAagacgagagagagagcaacAAGAAGTAATTAACAAGCTTCAG GAATCAGAGAGAGAGGCGTGTTTACTAATAGAGAACTTGAGAACAAAATTG GAAGACACTAGGCAAAAGTTGGTAGTCTCTGAAAATAAAAATCGCCAGCTAGACACCCAAGTTTGCGAAGAGCAGTCAACCTCTGATAGTCGAAAAAAG AGAGTGGAAGAACTTGAACATGAGATGAAAGGACTGAGGAAAGAGCTCGAGAGTGAAAAG GCGGCTCGAGAAGAAGCATGGGCTAAAGTTTCTGCCCTTGAACTAGAGATGAATTCTGCAATGCAGGATCTTGATTTTGAGAGACGAAAATTGAAGGCTGCTAGAGAAAGAATAATGCTTCG GGAGACACAACTAAGGGCATTTTATTCCACAACTGAGGAGATTTCTGTACTGTTTGCTAAACAGCAGGAACAGTTGAAATCGATGCAGAGGACACTGGAAGATGAGGAAAATTATGATAACACATCAGTTGATTTTGACCTCAATGTTATTGGGGATACAACTGGAACTGAAGGCAGAGATGATAAAGTAATCAGGTACCGAAGAAACAACACTGCTAGGGCAGGGTCAGCAACAACACCGCAGAGGTCCAATGGAAATCAAATTGGAACATCTAGTGAAGAAGTCAGTGTTACTGAGAAGCATGACTGTGATATCAGAAGCCAACAAGGTGAACATACCGAAGAGGCAGAATTCACTAGTGCAAACCATGGTGTCAAGGGTGGctttggttctgacattgatgGTATTGGTACAGGACCTGTTATGGAGGGAGATGGCATTGGCACTGAGCATGTTCCTGAAACTGAAGGCATTGACACTGAGCATGTTCCTGAAACGGAGAGCCCTGGAATGATTGGTGACGAGAATATTGATTTGAACAAGATTGCCACTATGGAAGGGGATACAATGCAAATTGATGAGGAAGGCCATGTACAAGGAAATGATGAGAAAGTTCCAATGATTTTTCAGCAGCGTCACTCTCAATCAAACACAATCAGGACAGCAGACCTTATAGCTTCTGAAGCTATTGGTAGCTGGGCTTGTAGCACAGCCCCTTCTGTCCATGGAGAAAATGGATCTCCAAGAAGTAGAGACAACAATGAGGAAGGTGCTGCTGCACCACACGATCCGATTGACAGGGTGGCTGAGAGCCAAAGTACTCCATCTTCTGAGACTGCTGCCACAAGACGGAATCGTGAGCGTCAAGCACTGAGTGAAATGATTGGGATAGTTGCTCCCGACTTAAAAGAACAGTTCGGTAATGTGGACGATAGTTATGATAATGAGAGAAGAAAACAGGCTTCTACATCTGACTCAGATACCGAGAGTTGTACGAACAGTGAAGATAATAACAAAGTTGAAGCTGCCGAAGGTGATTCAATTTCAGACTCAGAGACCGAGGGTAGTGATCGGGTTGATAACGCAATGGACGAAGATGATGTGGATACAGAAGAAGATTCCGTTGGATAA
- the LOC133715598 gene encoding uncharacterized protein LOC133715598 isoform X3, whose product MSDVGESEPAPLKPNGPVRSEESMSPMQFTTSAAAKIASQPLPSYDPSVWGVLTAISSNARKRPQGINMLLTSIEHQIGRCVADKRFQIESTAISANHCKIYRKKVDEDAKSASIFLKDTSTNGTYLNWEKLTKAGPEVEVHHGDIISLAAPPQHGIAFAFVFREVVSNASTAGAFAKRKADEFAGENKRLKGIGIGAPEGPISLDDFRSLQRSNTELRKQLESQVITIDRLRSDNRLAVEHHENEKRELKESVAKPYLDQLKELRRVVEVNQKEVVEINKICAEQRYALEDLNERLTASVQSCTEANEIMNTQKASLAELKAQLDEERDQRREERGKAAVDLKAAVHKAQSDAQEELKQYSDAATRREREQQEVINKLQESEREACLLIENLRTKLEDTRQKLVVSENKNRQLDTQVCEEQSTSDSRKKRVEELEHEMKGLRKELESEKQAAREEAWAKVSALELEMNSAMQDLDFERRKLKAARERIMLRETQLRAFYSTTEEISVLFAKQQEQLKSMQRTLEDEENYDNTSVDFDLNVIGDTTGTEGRDDKVIRYRRNNTARAGSATTPQRSNGNQIGTSSEEVSVTEKHDCDIRSQQGPVMEGDGIGTEHVPETEGIDTEHVPETESPGMIGDENIDLNKIATMEGDTMQIDEEGHVQGNDEKVPMIFQQRHSQSNTIRTADLIASEAIGSWACSTAPSVHGENGSPRSRDNNEEGAAAPHDPIDRVAESQSTPSSETAATRRNRERQALSEMIGIVAPDLKEQFGNVDDSYDNERRKQASTSDSDTESCTNSEDNNKVEAAEGDSISDSETEGSDRVDNAMDEDDVDTEEDSVG is encoded by the exons ATGTCCGACGTCGGCGAAAGCGAGCCCGCTCCGCTAAAGCCCAATGGGCCTGTGCGCTCCGAGGAGTCCATGTCCCCCATGCAGTTCACCACCTCCGCCGCCGCCAAAATCGCCTCCCAGCCTCTCCCCTCCTACGACCCCTCCGTCTGGGGCGTCCTCACCGCCATCTCCTCCAACGCCCGCAAACGCCCCCAG GGCATAAATATGCTATTGACTTCCATTGAGCATCAAATTGGACGATGCGTAGCCGATAAGCGGTTCCAGATTGAGTCTACTGCCATTAGTGCAAATCACTGCAAGATATATAGGAAGAAGGTTGATGAAGATGCCAAGTCTGCATCAATCTTCCTCAAGGACACAAG CACGAATGGGACGTATCTCAACTGGGAGAAGCTCACAAAAGCTGGCCCTGAAGTTGAAGTACATCATGGCGACATTATCTCGCTTGCTGCACCCCCTCAGCATG GTATTGCATTTGCATTTGTATTTAGAGAAGTTGTCTCCAATGCCAGTACAGCTGGTGCTTTTGCAAAGAGAAAAGCAG ATGAGTTTGCTGGTGAGAACAAGAGACTGAAAGGTATTGGCATTGGGGCTCCTGAGGGTCCAATATCTCTTGATGATTTTCGAAGTCTTCAACGGTCCAACACG GAATTGAGGAAGCAATTAGAAAGTCAAGTCATTACAATTGATAGGTTGCGCAGTGACAATCGTTTGGCTGTTGAGCATCATGAAAAT GAAAAAAGAGAACTGAAAGAATCAGTTGCAAAACCTTACCTTGATCAACTGAAAGAGTTGCGTCGTGTTGTGGAGGTTAATCAGAAGGAGGTGGTAGAGATCAATAAGATATGTGCAGAACAAAGATATGCTCTCGAAGACCTTAATGAAAGGCTTACAGCTTCTGTGCAGTCATGCACTGAAGCAAATGAAATAATGAATAC TCAGAAAGCTTCTCTGGCTGAGCTCAAGGCACAGTTGGATGAAGAGCGagatcagagaagagaagagcgAGGAAAGGCTGCAGTAGATCTAAAAGCAGCAGTACATAAAGCTCAATCAGATGCTCAAGAGGAACTAAAACAATATTCTGATGCTGCCACAagacgagagagagagcaacAAGAAGTAATTAACAAGCTTCAG GAATCAGAGAGAGAGGCGTGTTTACTAATAGAGAACTTGAGAACAAAATTG GAAGACACTAGGCAAAAGTTGGTAGTCTCTGAAAATAAAAATCGCCAGCTAGACACCCAAGTTTGCGAAGAGCAGTCAACCTCTGATAGTCGAAAAAAG AGAGTGGAAGAACTTGAACATGAGATGAAAGGACTGAGGAAAGAGCTCGAGAGTGAAAAG CAGGCGGCTCGAGAAGAAGCATGGGCTAAAGTTTCTGCCCTTGAACTAGAGATGAATTCTGCAATGCAGGATCTTGATTTTGAGAGACGAAAATTGAAGGCTGCTAGAGAAAGAATAATGCTTCG GGAGACACAACTAAGGGCATTTTATTCCACAACTGAGGAGATTTCTGTACTGTTTGCTAAACAGCAGGAACAGTTGAAATCGATGCAGAGGACACTGGAAGATGAGGAAAATTATGATAACACATCAGTTGATTTTGACCTCAATGTTATTGGGGATACAACTGGAACTGAAGGCAGAGATGATAAAGTAATCAGGTACCGAAGAAACAACACTGCTAGGGCAGGGTCAGCAACAACACCGCAGAGGTCCAATGGAAATCAAATTGGAACATCTAGTGAAGAAGTCAGTGTTACTGAGAAGCATGACTGTGATATCAGAAGCCAACAAG GACCTGTTATGGAGGGAGATGGCATTGGCACTGAGCATGTTCCTGAAACTGAAGGCATTGACACTGAGCATGTTCCTGAAACGGAGAGCCCTGGAATGATTGGTGACGAGAATATTGATTTGAACAAGATTGCCACTATGGAAGGGGATACAATGCAAATTGATGAGGAAGGCCATGTACAAGGAAATGATGAGAAAGTTCCAATGATTTTTCAGCAGCGTCACTCTCAATCAAACACAATCAGGACAGCAGACCTTATAGCTTCTGAAGCTATTGGTAGCTGGGCTTGTAGCACAGCCCCTTCTGTCCATGGAGAAAATGGATCTCCAAGAAGTAGAGACAACAATGAGGAAGGTGCTGCTGCACCACACGATCCGATTGACAGGGTGGCTGAGAGCCAAAGTACTCCATCTTCTGAGACTGCTGCCACAAGACGGAATCGTGAGCGTCAAGCACTGAGTGAAATGATTGGGATAGTTGCTCCCGACTTAAAAGAACAGTTCGGTAATGTGGACGATAGTTATGATAATGAGAGAAGAAAACAGGCTTCTACATCTGACTCAGATACCGAGAGTTGTACGAACAGTGAAGATAATAACAAAGTTGAAGCTGCCGAAGGTGATTCAATTTCAGACTCAGAGACCGAGGGTAGTGATCGGGTTGATAACGCAATGGACGAAGATGATGTGGATACAGAAGAAGATTCCGTTGGATAA
- the LOC133715598 gene encoding uncharacterized protein LOC133715598 isoform X1 — translation MSDVGESEPAPLKPNGPVRSEESMSPMQFTTSAAAKIASQPLPSYDPSVWGVLTAISSNARKRPQGINMLLTSIEHQIGRCVADKRFQIESTAISANHCKIYRKKVDEDAKSASIFLKDTSTNGTYLNWEKLTKAGPEVEVHHGDIISLAAPPQHGIAFAFVFREVVSNASTAGAFAKRKADEFAGENKRLKGIGIGAPEGPISLDDFRSLQRSNTELRKQLESQVITIDRLRSDNRLAVEHHENEKRELKESVAKPYLDQLKELRRVVEVNQKEVVEINKICAEQRYALEDLNERLTASVQSCTEANEIMNTQKASLAELKAQLDEERDQRREERGKAAVDLKAAVHKAQSDAQEELKQYSDAATRREREQQEVINKLQESEREACLLIENLRTKLEDTRQKLVVSENKNRQLDTQVCEEQSTSDSRKKRVEELEHEMKGLRKELESEKQAAREEAWAKVSALELEMNSAMQDLDFERRKLKAARERIMLRETQLRAFYSTTEEISVLFAKQQEQLKSMQRTLEDEENYDNTSVDFDLNVIGDTTGTEGRDDKVIRYRRNNTARAGSATTPQRSNGNQIGTSSEEVSVTEKHDCDIRSQQGEHTEEAEFTSANHGVKGGFGSDIDGIGTGPVMEGDGIGTEHVPETEGIDTEHVPETESPGMIGDENIDLNKIATMEGDTMQIDEEGHVQGNDEKVPMIFQQRHSQSNTIRTADLIASEAIGSWACSTAPSVHGENGSPRSRDNNEEGAAAPHDPIDRVAESQSTPSSETAATRRNRERQALSEMIGIVAPDLKEQFGNVDDSYDNERRKQASTSDSDTESCTNSEDNNKVEAAEGDSISDSETEGSDRVDNAMDEDDVDTEEDSVG, via the exons ATGTCCGACGTCGGCGAAAGCGAGCCCGCTCCGCTAAAGCCCAATGGGCCTGTGCGCTCCGAGGAGTCCATGTCCCCCATGCAGTTCACCACCTCCGCCGCCGCCAAAATCGCCTCCCAGCCTCTCCCCTCCTACGACCCCTCCGTCTGGGGCGTCCTCACCGCCATCTCCTCCAACGCCCGCAAACGCCCCCAG GGCATAAATATGCTATTGACTTCCATTGAGCATCAAATTGGACGATGCGTAGCCGATAAGCGGTTCCAGATTGAGTCTACTGCCATTAGTGCAAATCACTGCAAGATATATAGGAAGAAGGTTGATGAAGATGCCAAGTCTGCATCAATCTTCCTCAAGGACACAAG CACGAATGGGACGTATCTCAACTGGGAGAAGCTCACAAAAGCTGGCCCTGAAGTTGAAGTACATCATGGCGACATTATCTCGCTTGCTGCACCCCCTCAGCATG GTATTGCATTTGCATTTGTATTTAGAGAAGTTGTCTCCAATGCCAGTACAGCTGGTGCTTTTGCAAAGAGAAAAGCAG ATGAGTTTGCTGGTGAGAACAAGAGACTGAAAGGTATTGGCATTGGGGCTCCTGAGGGTCCAATATCTCTTGATGATTTTCGAAGTCTTCAACGGTCCAACACG GAATTGAGGAAGCAATTAGAAAGTCAAGTCATTACAATTGATAGGTTGCGCAGTGACAATCGTTTGGCTGTTGAGCATCATGAAAAT GAAAAAAGAGAACTGAAAGAATCAGTTGCAAAACCTTACCTTGATCAACTGAAAGAGTTGCGTCGTGTTGTGGAGGTTAATCAGAAGGAGGTGGTAGAGATCAATAAGATATGTGCAGAACAAAGATATGCTCTCGAAGACCTTAATGAAAGGCTTACAGCTTCTGTGCAGTCATGCACTGAAGCAAATGAAATAATGAATAC TCAGAAAGCTTCTCTGGCTGAGCTCAAGGCACAGTTGGATGAAGAGCGagatcagagaagagaagagcgAGGAAAGGCTGCAGTAGATCTAAAAGCAGCAGTACATAAAGCTCAATCAGATGCTCAAGAGGAACTAAAACAATATTCTGATGCTGCCACAagacgagagagagagcaacAAGAAGTAATTAACAAGCTTCAG GAATCAGAGAGAGAGGCGTGTTTACTAATAGAGAACTTGAGAACAAAATTG GAAGACACTAGGCAAAAGTTGGTAGTCTCTGAAAATAAAAATCGCCAGCTAGACACCCAAGTTTGCGAAGAGCAGTCAACCTCTGATAGTCGAAAAAAG AGAGTGGAAGAACTTGAACATGAGATGAAAGGACTGAGGAAAGAGCTCGAGAGTGAAAAG CAGGCGGCTCGAGAAGAAGCATGGGCTAAAGTTTCTGCCCTTGAACTAGAGATGAATTCTGCAATGCAGGATCTTGATTTTGAGAGACGAAAATTGAAGGCTGCTAGAGAAAGAATAATGCTTCG GGAGACACAACTAAGGGCATTTTATTCCACAACTGAGGAGATTTCTGTACTGTTTGCTAAACAGCAGGAACAGTTGAAATCGATGCAGAGGACACTGGAAGATGAGGAAAATTATGATAACACATCAGTTGATTTTGACCTCAATGTTATTGGGGATACAACTGGAACTGAAGGCAGAGATGATAAAGTAATCAGGTACCGAAGAAACAACACTGCTAGGGCAGGGTCAGCAACAACACCGCAGAGGTCCAATGGAAATCAAATTGGAACATCTAGTGAAGAAGTCAGTGTTACTGAGAAGCATGACTGTGATATCAGAAGCCAACAAGGTGAACATACCGAAGAGGCAGAATTCACTAGTGCAAACCATGGTGTCAAGGGTGGctttggttctgacattgatgGTATTGGTACAGGACCTGTTATGGAGGGAGATGGCATTGGCACTGAGCATGTTCCTGAAACTGAAGGCATTGACACTGAGCATGTTCCTGAAACGGAGAGCCCTGGAATGATTGGTGACGAGAATATTGATTTGAACAAGATTGCCACTATGGAAGGGGATACAATGCAAATTGATGAGGAAGGCCATGTACAAGGAAATGATGAGAAAGTTCCAATGATTTTTCAGCAGCGTCACTCTCAATCAAACACAATCAGGACAGCAGACCTTATAGCTTCTGAAGCTATTGGTAGCTGGGCTTGTAGCACAGCCCCTTCTGTCCATGGAGAAAATGGATCTCCAAGAAGTAGAGACAACAATGAGGAAGGTGCTGCTGCACCACACGATCCGATTGACAGGGTGGCTGAGAGCCAAAGTACTCCATCTTCTGAGACTGCTGCCACAAGACGGAATCGTGAGCGTCAAGCACTGAGTGAAATGATTGGGATAGTTGCTCCCGACTTAAAAGAACAGTTCGGTAATGTGGACGATAGTTATGATAATGAGAGAAGAAAACAGGCTTCTACATCTGACTCAGATACCGAGAGTTGTACGAACAGTGAAGATAATAACAAAGTTGAAGCTGCCGAAGGTGATTCAATTTCAGACTCAGAGACCGAGGGTAGTGATCGGGTTGATAACGCAATGGACGAAGATGATGTGGATACAGAAGAAGATTCCGTTGGATAA
- the LOC133715598 gene encoding uncharacterized protein LOC133715598 isoform X4: MPSLHQSSSRTQARMGRISTGRSSQKLALKLKYIMATLSRLLHPLSMVIATVPCALSFFVPSPRTPSIAFAFVFREVVSNASTAGAFAKRKADEFAGENKRLKGIGIGAPEGPISLDDFRSLQRSNTELRKQLESQVITIDRLRSDNRLAVEHHENEKRELKESVAKPYLDQLKELRRVVEVNQKEVVEINKICAEQRYALEDLNERLTASVQSCTEANEIMNTQKASLAELKAQLDEERDQRREERGKAAVDLKAAVHKAQSDAQEELKQYSDAATRREREQQEVINKLQESEREACLLIENLRTKLEDTRQKLVVSENKNRQLDTQVCEEQSTSDSRKKRVEELEHEMKGLRKELESEKQAAREEAWAKVSALELEMNSAMQDLDFERRKLKAARERIMLRETQLRAFYSTTEEISVLFAKQQEQLKSMQRTLEDEENYDNTSVDFDLNVIGDTTGTEGRDDKVIRYRRNNTARAGSATTPQRSNGNQIGTSSEEVSVTEKHDCDIRSQQGEHTEEAEFTSANHGVKGGFGSDIDGIGTGPVMEGDGIGTEHVPETEGIDTEHVPETESPGMIGDENIDLNKIATMEGDTMQIDEEGHVQGNDEKVPMIFQQRHSQSNTIRTADLIASEAIGSWACSTAPSVHGENGSPRSRDNNEEGAAAPHDPIDRVAESQSTPSSETAATRRNRERQALSEMIGIVAPDLKEQFGNVDDSYDNERRKQASTSDSDTESCTNSEDNNKVEAAEGDSISDSETEGSDRVDNAMDEDDVDTEEDSVG, from the exons ATGCCAAGTCTGCATCAATCTTCCTCAAGGACACAAG CACGAATGGGACGTATCTCAACTGGGAGAAGCTCACAAAAGCTGGCCCTGAAGTTGAAGTACATCATGGCGACATTATCTCGCTTGCTGCACCCCCTCAGCATGGTGATAGCTACTGTGCCTTGTGCTCTAAGTTTCTTCGTCCCTTCACCACGCACTCCAA GTATTGCATTTGCATTTGTATTTAGAGAAGTTGTCTCCAATGCCAGTACAGCTGGTGCTTTTGCAAAGAGAAAAGCAG ATGAGTTTGCTGGTGAGAACAAGAGACTGAAAGGTATTGGCATTGGGGCTCCTGAGGGTCCAATATCTCTTGATGATTTTCGAAGTCTTCAACGGTCCAACACG GAATTGAGGAAGCAATTAGAAAGTCAAGTCATTACAATTGATAGGTTGCGCAGTGACAATCGTTTGGCTGTTGAGCATCATGAAAAT GAAAAAAGAGAACTGAAAGAATCAGTTGCAAAACCTTACCTTGATCAACTGAAAGAGTTGCGTCGTGTTGTGGAGGTTAATCAGAAGGAGGTGGTAGAGATCAATAAGATATGTGCAGAACAAAGATATGCTCTCGAAGACCTTAATGAAAGGCTTACAGCTTCTGTGCAGTCATGCACTGAAGCAAATGAAATAATGAATAC TCAGAAAGCTTCTCTGGCTGAGCTCAAGGCACAGTTGGATGAAGAGCGagatcagagaagagaagagcgAGGAAAGGCTGCAGTAGATCTAAAAGCAGCAGTACATAAAGCTCAATCAGATGCTCAAGAGGAACTAAAACAATATTCTGATGCTGCCACAagacgagagagagagcaacAAGAAGTAATTAACAAGCTTCAG GAATCAGAGAGAGAGGCGTGTTTACTAATAGAGAACTTGAGAACAAAATTG GAAGACACTAGGCAAAAGTTGGTAGTCTCTGAAAATAAAAATCGCCAGCTAGACACCCAAGTTTGCGAAGAGCAGTCAACCTCTGATAGTCGAAAAAAG AGAGTGGAAGAACTTGAACATGAGATGAAAGGACTGAGGAAAGAGCTCGAGAGTGAAAAG CAGGCGGCTCGAGAAGAAGCATGGGCTAAAGTTTCTGCCCTTGAACTAGAGATGAATTCTGCAATGCAGGATCTTGATTTTGAGAGACGAAAATTGAAGGCTGCTAGAGAAAGAATAATGCTTCG GGAGACACAACTAAGGGCATTTTATTCCACAACTGAGGAGATTTCTGTACTGTTTGCTAAACAGCAGGAACAGTTGAAATCGATGCAGAGGACACTGGAAGATGAGGAAAATTATGATAACACATCAGTTGATTTTGACCTCAATGTTATTGGGGATACAACTGGAACTGAAGGCAGAGATGATAAAGTAATCAGGTACCGAAGAAACAACACTGCTAGGGCAGGGTCAGCAACAACACCGCAGAGGTCCAATGGAAATCAAATTGGAACATCTAGTGAAGAAGTCAGTGTTACTGAGAAGCATGACTGTGATATCAGAAGCCAACAAGGTGAACATACCGAAGAGGCAGAATTCACTAGTGCAAACCATGGTGTCAAGGGTGGctttggttctgacattgatgGTATTGGTACAGGACCTGTTATGGAGGGAGATGGCATTGGCACTGAGCATGTTCCTGAAACTGAAGGCATTGACACTGAGCATGTTCCTGAAACGGAGAGCCCTGGAATGATTGGTGACGAGAATATTGATTTGAACAAGATTGCCACTATGGAAGGGGATACAATGCAAATTGATGAGGAAGGCCATGTACAAGGAAATGATGAGAAAGTTCCAATGATTTTTCAGCAGCGTCACTCTCAATCAAACACAATCAGGACAGCAGACCTTATAGCTTCTGAAGCTATTGGTAGCTGGGCTTGTAGCACAGCCCCTTCTGTCCATGGAGAAAATGGATCTCCAAGAAGTAGAGACAACAATGAGGAAGGTGCTGCTGCACCACACGATCCGATTGACAGGGTGGCTGAGAGCCAAAGTACTCCATCTTCTGAGACTGCTGCCACAAGACGGAATCGTGAGCGTCAAGCACTGAGTGAAATGATTGGGATAGTTGCTCCCGACTTAAAAGAACAGTTCGGTAATGTGGACGATAGTTATGATAATGAGAGAAGAAAACAGGCTTCTACATCTGACTCAGATACCGAGAGTTGTACGAACAGTGAAGATAATAACAAAGTTGAAGCTGCCGAAGGTGATTCAATTTCAGACTCAGAGACCGAGGGTAGTGATCGGGTTGATAACGCAATGGACGAAGATGATGTGGATACAGAAGAAGATTCCGTTGGATAA
- the LOC133715618 gene encoding peptidyl-prolyl cis-trans isomerase CYP18-1, with amino-acid sequence MSVTLHTNLGDIKCEVFCDEVPKTAENFLALCASGYYDGTIFHRNIKGFMIQGGDPTGTGKGGTSIWGKKFNDEIRESLKHNARGIMSMANSGPNTNGSQFFISYAKQPHLNGLYTVFGKVIHGFEVLDIMEKTQTGAGDRPLAEIRLNRVTIHANPLAG; translated from the exons ATG TCTGTCACTCTTCACACAAATCTCGGGGATATTAAGTGCGAGGTCTTCTGCGACGAGGTCCCTAAAACCGCCGAG AATTTCTTGGCGCTATGTGCGAGCGGTTATTATGATGGGACTATATTTCATAGGAATATCAAGGGTTTCATGATACAAGGTGGAGATCCGACTGGTACGGGCAAGGGAGGGACTAGCATTTGGGGCAAGAAGTTCAATGATGAGATAAGAGAGTCTCTCAAG CACAATGCAAGGGGAATAATGTCAATGGCAAATAGCGGTCCCAATACAAATGGAAGCCAGTTCTTCATTAGCTATGCAAAGCAGCCACATCTCAATGGATTGTACACAGTGTTTGGCAAAGTGATTCATGGGTTTGAGGTTCTTGATATCATGGAAAAG ACTCAAACTGGAGCAGGGGATCGCCCTCTTGCAGAGATCAGGCTTAATCGAGTGACTATACATGCTAATCCTCTTGCTGGTTAG